From the genome of Vibrio porteresiae DSM 19223, one region includes:
- the mukE gene encoding chromosome partition protein MukE — protein sequence MSSTDINEFMPVNLAKAIANPLFPELDSLLRGGRHIASDDMDNHAFLCDFESELALFYQRYNTELIRAPEGFFYLRPRSTSLINRSVLSELDMLVGKVLCFLYLSPERLAQEGIFSNQELYDELLQLADEQKLMKLVTNRATGSDLDREKLFEKVRTSLRRLRRLGMIIHVGETTKFRITEAVFRFGADVRVGDDMRDAQLRLIRDGEAVVYHEEPAQPSLLDDQDEQDYDEQTELEGEA from the coding sequence ATGTCATCGACCGATATTAATGAATTTATGCCAGTCAATCTGGCCAAAGCAATTGCCAACCCGCTTTTCCCTGAGTTGGACAGCTTACTGCGTGGCGGACGCCATATCGCCAGTGATGATATGGATAACCACGCGTTTCTTTGTGATTTTGAAAGCGAATTAGCGCTGTTTTACCAACGTTATAACACTGAGCTGATTCGTGCTCCGGAAGGCTTTTTCTATTTACGACCACGTTCAACCTCGCTGATTAACCGCAGCGTGTTGTCTGAACTGGACATGTTGGTTGGGAAAGTATTGTGCTTCTTATACTTAAGTCCTGAGCGTTTGGCACAAGAAGGCATCTTCTCTAACCAAGAGTTGTACGATGAACTACTGCAACTCGCCGATGAACAAAAATTGATGAAGTTAGTGACGAATCGCGCCACGGGTTCCGATTTGGACCGTGAAAAGCTGTTCGAAAAAGTACGTACTTCATTACGTCGTCTTCGCCGTCTTGGCATGATCATTCACGTAGGGGAAACCACCAAATTCCGCATCACTGAAGCGGTATTCCGTTTTGGTGCCGATGTGCGTGTAGGTGATGATATGCGTGACGCGCAACTTCGCTTGATTCGTGATGGTGAAGCTGTGGTGTATCACGAAGAGCCAGCTCAACCATCACTGCTTGATGATCAAGATGAGCAAGATTACGACGAGCAAACAGAATTAGAAGGTGAAGCATGA